The Gemmatimonadota bacterium genome contains the following window.
TCCCCGAGACCTGCACCGTGAAGCCGACGCGAACCGCGGCCGGCATGCCATCGAGCGTCGGGACGGAGGGCGCGACGATCCGCTCCGGCGTGGCGGAGGGCGTCGGCATCACGCCCGGCGGTGTGCGCGGTGCGGGGGGTGCGCAGGCGGTGAGCGTCAGTCCGATGGTCAGCAGGGCAGCAGCAGTCGGTCGCATCGTCGTCCGGGGGAAGTGGGGAATGAGTCTCATGGCGCGCCGTACACCGCGCGGAGCCGATCGATCACGGCCTGGCGGATGTCGCGGTAATTGATGATCGGGCCGAGGCCGGCGTTGCCCGGGGCAAGGTAGCCGAGCCCCTTCTCCTTCCCTGTCAGAAGGAAGTCAGTGGTCGCCACGGTGTAGCGCCTCGCCGGGTCCAGTGGTGCACCGCCGACCAGCCAGCGCTCTCCGTCGCGCGTGACGCCAACGGGATGGAGATAACCGCCGGTGCCGCGATTGGTCTCGCCCTGCTGCAGCACCTGCTCGAGCAGCGCGCCGGTCATCGTGGTGCCGCTCACCCGGCCCCCGAAGGGAAGCACGCGGATCACGTCGTACTGGGTGATCGGCCCGGGGGCGATGACGTCGTCGATCCGGATCGATCCGCCGTTCATCAACCCCACCTCGGCGCCCGGCACTTCGGCCCGCAACGCCTCGGCGATCACGGTGGTGAGGCGACCCGGGCGCACCCGCACCGTCGCCTCGCGGCCGTCGAGTGCCTCGGTCAGCTTCGTGACGGTGGCGGTCGGGTCCATCCCGGCGGCACGATAGGCCGAGTCGCCGCGGGCCACCCAGGTGGATACCTCCCGCGCGACGGCTGGATCTTCGCGCAGGGACGAATCGATCGGCACGAAGCGCACATCGACCACAGGCCGGGCACCCCGACCCGGCAGGGTCAGCCGCACCAGCGCCACGCTGCGGATATTGGCGTCGGCCTTCACGATCGGCGTGAAGTGCGGTCCGCGGCGGATCAGGTAGTTCTCGTGTTCGTGGCCGCCCATGATCAGCGCGATCTGGGGAATCTGTTCCGCCAGCTGCTGGTCGGCGGCGAGCGTCAGGTGCGTCAGCGCGATGATCACGTCGACGTTGCTATCGGCGAGGGCGGTGACCTCGCGGGAGGCGGCCGCGAGCGGCTCCTCGAAGCGGGTCCACGCCGGGGCGTTGTCGCGGAGCACCACCCCGATCAGTCCCACCCGGAGCGTGCCGCCCGCCGTGCGGAGCCGCAGCACCGCCGAGGCGACGGTGTTCGGGAAGCGCGTCCCGCTGCTGTCGACCACGTTCGAGACCACCACCGGAAAGCGCGCCTCCGCCATCCGGGCGCGGAATTCGGCCTCGCGGACGTCGAACTCGTGGTTGCCGAGGGTGGCCCAGCTCACGCCGACGGCGTTCAGGACCGATACCATCTGGCGGCCGGCCAGTCGCTCCCCCCCGATCTCCGCCAGGCCGAGGGCCGAGGGAGAGAGGAAGTCGCCGCCGAGGGTGGTCACCACCCCGGGCAGGGTCCGCCGGAGCTGCTTGGCGAAGGTCGCCACGCGGGCCAGTCCGCCGATCTTCCCGCCGTCAATGGCGCCGATTTCGTAGACATCGTTGAAATGCAGAAAGGTCGCGGTCCGGGGGCCCCGCCCCTGCGCCTGGGAGGCGCCAGGGAGGGTCAGGACCAAGGCAATCAGCAGGTGCAGGGCACGGCGCATGGCGGGTCCGGGAAAGGGGCAACCCCGCAATCTGCCCCCGGGGGGCTGGCCCGCCAGCGCCCTTCTGTGCATCGTTCCGCCCGCGGGGCGTCCCCCCCGTCGTTCACCTTACAGAGGATGTTGCCATGCGGAAGATCGGTCTGGCCATTGCGGCCGTCGTTGCACTGAGCGGTTGTGTCAGCAAGAAGTCCTACGACCAGCTCGTGCTGGAACAGCAGCGGGTCACCGAACAGAAGGACTCCCTCGTGGCCGATGTGCTGGCCGCCACGCAGATGGTCACCGAGATCAACACCGATCTCGCCCGCGTCAAGGCGCTTGGCGTCTCGCCGGTCGCCGGTGGAGATCGGCCGCTCGCCGGCCGCGCCGAAGAGCGCGCGGTCCTCCTCGGCAAGGTACGCGAGGTGATCGCCCGCCTCGACGCCGCCGAGCAGCAGATCGAGGCCCAGAAGAAGCGGATCGGCGGCCTCTCGGCGGAGCGGACCAAGCTCGTCGCCCAGCTGGACACCTTCCAGAAGTCGATCAACGACCTCCGCACCGCCGCCCAGGAGCAGGAGGCGATGATCACGGAGCAGAAGGTCCAGATTGCGACCCTGACCTCGAAGGTCGACACGCTGAATCAGAAGACGGCGCAGTTGACCACCGAGAAGACCGCGGTGCAGGACACCCTCGTCCGCGTCATCGACGAGAGCCACGTCGTGTACTACGCGGTCGGCACCAAGGAGGAGCTGCTCAAGCGCGGCATCCTGGTGACCGAGGGGAGCAAGTTCCTGGTCTTCGGGAGCAAGACGCTGCAGCCGGCGCGCGATCTCAAGCCGGAACTCTTCCAGCGCCTCGATCGTCGTCGTGACACCGTCCTCACGGTGCCGGAGCCGAACAAGGAATACCGCATCGTGACGCGGCAGAGCGCCTCCTTCCTCGCCTCGACCGTGATGTCGAACGGCAAGGTGAAGGGCGACCTGCACATCTCGTCGCCGGAATTCTGGGACGGCGGGAAGTTCCTGATCCTGGTCCGCGATTGATGCGGGTCCGCTCGATCGTTGCGGCGACCGTGCTCCTCGTCGGGGCGGCCTCCTTGGCCGCCTCGACGGACGCACCGCCGGCACCGCTCGCGATTCGCGTGGTGAAGTCGCCGTCGTGCGGCTGCTGCCAGTCGTGGGTGGACTACCTGAAGACCAAGGGCTTCACCGTCACCGTCGAAGCGCGTGAGGAATTCACGGCGCTGAAGCGGGCGAACGGCGTGACGCCGGCGCTGGAGTCGTGCCACACCGCCTTCATCAACGGGTACGTGGTGGAGGGGCACGTTCCGGCCGAGCTGATCAAGAAGCTCGTCGAGACGAAGCCGGCGGGCGTGAAGGGGATCGCCGTGCCGGGCATGCCGATCGGCTCGCCGGGAATGGAGCAGGGGCCGCCACAGCGCTACACCGTCTACACCTTCGATGCGAAGGGGAAGGCGACGGTCTTCGCCGAGCGATGAGTATTCAGGACCGGGTGGCGCAGATCCGCGCCGCCGTGCTACGGATGGTGATCGGCGTCGTCGCGGTGGATGCGGTGGCGCTGATCGTCTTCTTTGTGGGGCACATCGACCAGCGGCCGACCTGGCGCTGGCCGATGCTCGGCATCTGGCTGCTGGCCACCCTCGCCGTGATCCTGCCGGGCCTCCGCGCCGTGCGGCTCGTCCGACGCAGCTAGGGCTGCGGCAGCGGCTCGCGCGCCAGTTCGTCCCGCAGTCGGTTCCGCGCCGCCAGAATCCGTTCCCGCACCCGCTCCCGCAATGCCGGGACATCGGCCTGGGTCAGCCCTTCCGTCGGTTCCGGCGCCAACACTTCGACAATCGCATGCGTCGCCCCGATGCGCCAATCGTGCTTGGCGATCGCGTAGCGCGTGCCGTAGAGGGCCAACGGGAGGATCGGGACACCCGCCTCGACCGCCAGCCGGAAGGCGCCGTCCTTGAACGGCAGCATCGCCTCCTCCGGTGAGCGCGTCCCCTCGGGGAAGATCATCACCGAGACACGGTCCGTCAGGCGCCGCTTGCACTCGTTCATCGCATCCTTCGCGCTGGTGCCGCGGCCCCGCTTCACGCCGATGTCCATCGCCGCCCAGAGCAGCCAGCCGAGGAAGGGGATCCGGAAGATCTCGACCTTGCTGAGCCACTTCATCTCCCACGGCAGGTGGGTGAGCAGCAGCATGTCGGCGAACGACTCGTGGTTGGACACCACCACATACGGGTGCCGCGGATCGGCCGGCATCACGCCCCGGGTCTCGAAACGCCAGCGTGGCGTGATGAACGCCACGAACGGCCCGATGTTCCGGAACCAGCGGCCACCCCGGTAGTTCCAGCGGTCCCACGGCCACGCCACCGCCCGGTAGAGCAGCACGCACGGCAGCGTCACCACCAGCGCCAGCGCCAGGAGTGTCCAGGTCCAGATGGAGGCGAGGGTGGTTCGGAAGCGGGTGAGCATGGGCCGGAAAAGTAAGTGACCGGTGACCTGTGACCAGTGACCCGTGCCTTGATCGCTGTTCCGGGTCACAGGTTACTGGTTACTGGTTACTCGTCACCCTATACTCTCCGCATGAACCAGACATCGATCGACCTCCTCGCCCGCCTCCTCGACGCCCCCGGGCCCTCCGGCTTCGAGCGTGCCCCGGCCCGCCTCTGGCGCGAGGCCGCCGCCTTTGCCGATGACGTGCACGCCGATGTCGGCGGCAACTCCTTCGCCACGGTGCACCCCGCCAGCGGGCCATCCGACGCACTCCGGGTGATGTTCGCCGGGCACATCGACGAGATCGGGGTCATGCTCGTCCACGTCGACGAGCACGGCTTCTGCTACTTCGAGCCGATCGGCGGCTGGGATCCGCAGGTCTTCGTCGGCCAGCGCGTCGTCCTGCTGGGGCGGAACGGCGCCGTCCCCGGGGTGATCGGCAAGCAGGCGATCCACCTGATGGATCAGGTCGATCGCGACAAGCTCTCGAAGCCGCACGACCTCTGGATCGACATCGGCGCCACGTCACGCGCCGAGGCGCTCGCGCTGATCGCGATCGGCGACGCCGGCGTGCTCGGCTCGACCGTCACGCACCTCCCGAACGGCCGCATCGTCTCGCGTTCCCTCGACAACCGCATCGGGGCGTTCGTCGTGCTCGAGGCGCTGCGCCGCCTCGCCGCCGATCGTCCCGCCCTGTCCGTCACGGCGGTCGCGACGACGCAGGAAGAGATCGCGTACACCGGCGGCGGAGCGCGCACGTCGGCCACCGCACTGGCCGCCCATGCCGCCATCGTGGTGGATGTCACGCATGCGACCGACTCGCCCGGGATCGAGAAGAAGCGCCATGGCGAGGTGAAGCTCGGCAGCGGGCCGGTCCTCTCGCGCGGTGCCGCCGTGAACCCGGTGCTCTTCGATCTGTTGGTGGAGACCGCAACCGCCGAGGGGATTCCGTTCACGGTGCAGGGCGCAGCGAAGTACACCGGCACCGACGCCGATGCCATCTTCACCGCGCGCGGCGGCGTCGCGACGGCACTGGTGTCGGTGCCGCTGCGGTACATGCACTCACCCAACGAATTGGCGGCGCTGAGTGATATCGAACATGCCGCGGCGCTGTTGGCGGCAACCGCGCGTCGACTCGAGCACGGCACCGACCTCATCCCGCGCTAACGCCAGCGCAGCTCAGGCCAGGGCGCGGCGGGCATCCGGGGTGTCGATCTGTTCGAGGGCGCGCCACGCCGCGGTGCGCACGACCTCCTCGTGGTGCTTGAGCAGTTGTGCCAGCGTCGGCACCGCGGTGAACATCATCCGACGGCCGGCCGCTTCTGCCACATCCGACACCACCTGCGGGTCGCTGCCGGTCAAGGCCGCCAGGATCGTCCCTTCGGCGTCCGGCATCTCCGCCAGCGCCGCGATGTAGGTGTGCCGGGCCGCGCGGTGATGGGCATCGCGCATCACTTCGACGATGGCGTCGGCGGCCTCCGCCCCGAAGGTCGTCAGCGCCTTGGCAATCACGGCAGGGGACATCGGCTCGGTGAGTCGACGCGCCATCGCCTCGAGCACGCGCGGCGGAGCCAGCCGACGCCGCTCGGCCCGGACACTCACCGCGTCGGCCGCCGAGACATCCAGGGTCGACAACTCGAGCAAGACCTCCGCCAGCGTCGCCTCATCGTTCGCGTCCACCGCCGCTCGGCCACGCTCGAGGATCGGGTCGAGGCGGGTCGACATCCCCGCGCGCTCGACGTCGGTGGTCCCGAGGGTGATCATCTCACTCCCACCCCATTCATCGGTCGGCATCGGACGCGGTGCCACGCCCGCATCACCGACCGGCGTCCGGGGGGAGGACATCGGATGCACACTGGCGCCCGGGACAATGAGGAGCAGTGCAGCGACGAACGAGGCCGGGTCGGGGTATTGCACCGGCGCCCCGACGAGCAGTTCGACGAGATCCCGCCACCGCGACGCCTCCACCTGGGGTGGAATGCTCAGGCCACCCAAGCGGAGTTTGGCCAGCGC
Protein-coding sequences here:
- a CDS encoding bifunctional metallophosphatase/5'-nucleotidase, which gives rise to MRRALHLLIALVLTLPGASQAQGRGPRTATFLHFNDVYEIGAIDGGKIGGLARVATFAKQLRRTLPGVVTTLGGDFLSPSALGLAEIGGERLAGRQMVSVLNAVGVSWATLGNHEFDVREAEFRARMAEARFPVVVSNVVDSSGTRFPNTVASAVLRLRTAGGTLRVGLIGVVLRDNAPAWTRFEEPLAAASREVTALADSNVDVIIALTHLTLAADQQLAEQIPQIALIMGGHEHENYLIRRGPHFTPIVKADANIRSVALVRLTLPGRGARPVVDVRFVPIDSSLREDPAVAREVSTWVARGDSAYRAAGMDPTATVTKLTEALDGREATVRVRPGRLTTVIAEALRAEVPGAEVGLMNGGSIRIDDVIAPGPITQYDVIRVLPFGGRVSGTTMTGALLEQVLQQGETNRGTGGYLHPVGVTRDGERWLVGGAPLDPARRYTVATTDFLLTGKEKGLGYLAPGNAGLGPIINYRDIRQAVIDRLRAVYGAP
- a CDS encoding DUF411 domain-containing protein, translating into MRVRSIVAATVLLVGAASLAASTDAPPAPLAIRVVKSPSCGCCQSWVDYLKTKGFTVTVEAREEFTALKRANGVTPALESCHTAFINGYVVEGHVPAELIKKLVETKPAGVKGIAVPGMPIGSPGMEQGPPQRYTVYTFDAKGKATVFAER
- a CDS encoding 1-acyl-sn-glycerol-3-phosphate acyltransferase, which produces MLTRFRTTLASIWTWTLLALALVVTLPCVLLYRAVAWPWDRWNYRGGRWFRNIGPFVAFITPRWRFETRGVMPADPRHPYVVVSNHESFADMLLLTHLPWEMKWLSKVEIFRIPFLGWLLWAAMDIGVKRGRGTSAKDAMNECKRRLTDRVSVMIFPEGTRSPEEAMLPFKDGAFRLAVEAGVPILPLALYGTRYAIAKHDWRIGATHAIVEVLAPEPTEGLTQADVPALRERVRERILAARNRLRDELAREPLPQP
- a CDS encoding M20/M25/M40 family metallo-hydrolase; translated protein: MNQTSIDLLARLLDAPGPSGFERAPARLWREAAAFADDVHADVGGNSFATVHPASGPSDALRVMFAGHIDEIGVMLVHVDEHGFCYFEPIGGWDPQVFVGQRVVLLGRNGAVPGVIGKQAIHLMDQVDRDKLSKPHDLWIDIGATSRAEALALIAIGDAGVLGSTVTHLPNGRIVSRSLDNRIGAFVVLEALRRLAADRPALSVTAVATTQEEIAYTGGGARTSATALAAHAAIVVDVTHATDSPGIEKKRHGEVKLGSGPVLSRGAAVNPVLFDLLVETATAEGIPFTVQGAAKYTGTDADAIFTARGGVATALVSVPLRYMHSPNELAALSDIEHAAALLAATARRLEHGTDLIPR
- a CDS encoding HEAT repeat domain-containing protein — encoded protein: MPVPLIALLASSLHEASASGKDPASYARAVSLLARAVGGSAVAIAVDDDALLVNGIPVPANAPGVSQVVEALAKLRLGGLSIPPQVEASRWRDLVELLVGAPVQYPDPASFVAALLLIVPGASVHPMSSPRTPVGDAGVAPRPMPTDEWGGSEMITLGTTDVERAGMSTRLDPILERGRAAVDANDEATLAEVLLELSTLDVSAADAVSVRAERRRLAPPRVLEAMARRLTEPMSPAVIAKALTTFGAEAADAIVEVMRDAHHRAARHTYIAALAEMPDAEGTILAALTGSDPQVVSDVAEAAGRRMMFTAVPTLAQLLKHHEEVVRTAAWRALEQIDTPDARRALA